Proteins encoded within one genomic window of Amycolatopsis sp. 2-15:
- a CDS encoding dTDP-4-dehydrorhamnose 3,5-epimerase family protein, producing MQFRPLKVADAYEFTPRAFPDERGLFVAPFQEEALLSATGHPMRVGQTNHSVSRRGTIRGVHFADVPPGQAKYVYCPAGSLLDVIVDVRTGSPTFGQWDSVLLDVKDFRAVYVAEGLGHAFVALEDNTAMAYLCSEPYNPSGEHGISPLDPALDLPWPAELTPIVSEKDRSAPTLAEAAAQGLLPSYADCTAYYEKLRSAHR from the coding sequence ATGCAATTCCGCCCGCTGAAGGTCGCCGACGCCTACGAGTTCACCCCCCGCGCGTTCCCCGACGAGCGCGGGCTCTTCGTGGCGCCGTTCCAGGAAGAGGCGCTCCTGAGCGCCACCGGGCACCCGATGCGCGTGGGCCAGACCAACCACAGCGTCTCCCGCCGCGGCACCATCCGCGGCGTGCACTTCGCCGACGTGCCGCCGGGCCAGGCGAAATACGTCTACTGCCCCGCCGGCTCCCTGCTCGACGTGATCGTCGACGTGCGCACGGGCTCCCCCACCTTCGGCCAGTGGGACTCCGTCCTGCTCGACGTGAAGGACTTCCGCGCCGTGTACGTGGCCGAAGGCCTGGGACACGCGTTCGTGGCACTCGAGGACAACACGGCGATGGCGTACCTGTGCTCGGAGCCCTACAACCCCTCGGGTGAGCACGGCATCAGCCCGCTCGACCCCGCACTTGACCTGCCGTGGCCCGCCGAGCTGACGCCGATCGTGTCCGAAAAGGACCGTTCCGCCCCGACGCTGGCCGAGGCCGCGGCGCAGGGGCTGCTGCCGTCGTACGCGGATTGCACGGCGTACTACGAGAAGCTGCGCTCGGCTCACCGCTGA
- a CDS encoding NAD(P)-dependent malic enzyme, producing MTDQASTAATAAPVTDAEIFAGHEGGKLSVAATRPISDPRDLSIAYTPGVAKVSRAIAEDAAQAKRYTWADRLVVVVSDGTAVLGLGDIGASASLPVMEGKSVLFKTFGGLDSIPLVLDTTDVDEIVETLVRLRPSFGAVNLEDVSAPRCFELEDKLKAALDCPVMHDDQHGTAIVTLAALRGANLVLDRAIADQRVVISGAGAAGVACAKILQEAGVGDVTVLDSRGIIHSGREGLNPIKQQLAATTNKSGLTGGLEAAMKGADVFLGLSSATIDPELLGSMADGPIVFALSNPDPEVHPVDAARYAAIVATGRSDFPNQINNVLAFPGVFRGALDAGARAITENMKLAAADAIVAVATDDLGPDRIVPSPLDPRVAPEVAAAVAKAAVADGVTD from the coding sequence ATGACCGACCAGGCCAGCACGGCCGCCACCGCCGCACCGGTGACGGACGCCGAGATCTTCGCCGGGCACGAGGGCGGCAAGCTCTCCGTGGCGGCCACCCGGCCCATCTCCGACCCGCGCGACCTCTCGATCGCCTACACGCCGGGCGTGGCGAAGGTGAGCCGCGCGATCGCCGAGGACGCCGCCCAGGCGAAGCGGTACACCTGGGCCGACCGTCTCGTGGTGGTCGTCAGCGACGGCACGGCGGTGCTCGGCCTCGGTGACATCGGCGCGAGCGCGTCGCTGCCCGTCATGGAGGGCAAGTCGGTGCTGTTCAAGACGTTCGGCGGCCTCGACTCGATCCCGCTGGTGCTCGACACCACCGACGTCGACGAGATCGTGGAGACGCTGGTGCGCCTGCGCCCGTCGTTCGGCGCGGTGAACCTCGAGGACGTCTCGGCGCCGCGGTGCTTCGAGCTGGAGGACAAGCTCAAGGCCGCGCTCGACTGCCCGGTCATGCACGACGACCAGCACGGCACCGCGATCGTCACGCTCGCGGCGCTGCGCGGGGCGAACCTGGTGCTGGACCGCGCGATCGCCGACCAGCGCGTGGTGATCTCGGGTGCGGGCGCGGCGGGGGTGGCCTGCGCGAAGATCCTGCAGGAAGCCGGTGTCGGCGACGTCACGGTGCTCGACTCGCGCGGCATCATTCACTCGGGACGCGAGGGCCTGAACCCGATCAAGCAGCAGCTGGCCGCGACGACCAACAAGTCCGGTCTCACCGGCGGTCTCGAGGCCGCGATGAAGGGCGCCGACGTGTTCCTCGGCCTGTCCAGCGCGACGATCGACCCCGAGCTGCTCGGCTCCATGGCCGACGGCCCGATCGTGTTCGCACTGTCCAATCCGGACCCGGAGGTCCACCCGGTCGACGCGGCGCGCTACGCGGCGATCGTCGCCACGGGCCGCAGTGACTTCCCGAACCAGATCAACAACGTGCTGGCGTTCCCCGGCGTCTTCCGCGGCGCGCTCGACGCCGGTGCGCGCGCGATCACCGAGAACATGAAGCTGGCCGCGGCCGACGCCATCGTCGCCGTGGCGACCGACGACCTCGGCCCCGACCGCATCGTGCCGAGCCCGCTCGACCCGCGCGTGGCCCCGGAGGTCGCGGCGGCCGTCGCCAAGGCCGCGGTGGCCGACGGTGTGACCGACTGA
- a CDS encoding TIGR03620 family F420-dependent LLM class oxidoreductase gives MKIELGRYGIFQIGALTTPAMAKEIEALGFTTLWVAAMPVDLAGIDELLEATSTLVVATDILNIWYGDPAVAAKAYRRITTRFPGRFWLGLGVGHREQTQQFAKPLAAIREYLDGLDAAGVPVEGRGLAALGPKMLELAASRTGGAVPYLVTPEHTRLARAALGPSLQPAPEQKVLLDPNPARARETARSRFASAYLKLTNYTNSLRRLGFTDEDLSGAGSDRLIDALVAHGDAATVSARVGEHLAAGANHVAIQAITGATAEHPDFPRDRTAALRRRDPRRLPGPRGRAVLIILDLPVHFPVATLGV, from the coding sequence ATGAAGATCGAACTCGGCCGGTACGGCATCTTCCAGATCGGCGCCCTGACCACTCCCGCCATGGCCAAGGAGATCGAAGCCCTCGGCTTCACCACGTTGTGGGTGGCGGCCATGCCTGTCGACCTGGCGGGCATCGACGAGCTGCTCGAGGCGACGTCGACGCTTGTCGTGGCCACGGACATCCTCAACATCTGGTACGGCGACCCGGCCGTCGCCGCGAAGGCGTACCGCCGGATCACCACCCGGTTCCCGGGCCGGTTCTGGCTCGGCCTCGGCGTGGGGCACCGGGAGCAGACGCAGCAGTTCGCCAAGCCGCTGGCGGCGATCAGGGAGTACCTCGACGGCCTGGACGCCGCGGGCGTGCCGGTGGAAGGCCGTGGGCTCGCGGCGCTGGGTCCGAAGATGCTGGAGCTTGCGGCTTCGCGCACGGGCGGTGCCGTGCCGTACCTCGTGACGCCCGAGCACACGCGGCTCGCCCGTGCGGCGCTCGGCCCCTCGCTCCAGCCGGCGCCCGAACAGAAGGTGCTGCTGGACCCGAACCCGGCGCGGGCGCGAGAGACGGCCCGGTCGCGGTTCGCGTCGGCGTACCTCAAGCTGACCAACTACACCAACAGCCTGCGCCGCCTCGGCTTCACCGACGAGGACCTCTCCGGGGCCGGCAGCGACCGGCTGATCGACGCCCTCGTGGCGCACGGCGACGCGGCCACCGTCTCCGCCCGTGTCGGTGAACACCTGGCGGCGGGCGCGAACCACGTGGCGATCCAGGCGATCACCGGCGCGACCGCGGAGCACCCCGACTTCCCCCGGGATCGAACTGCCGCGCTACGACGACGAGATCCTCGCCGTCTACCGGGCCCTCGCGGACGAGCTGTTCTGATCATTCTGGACTTGCCGGTCCATTTCCCCGTCGCCACCCTGGGGGTATGA
- a CDS encoding TIGR03620 family F420-dependent LLM class oxidoreductase — protein sequence MTIDLGAYGVWQPAALTTPAMAKEVEQLGFSTLWVAGPSTDLAGLDELLEATSTLAVGTSILNIWHGDPAVAAQAYHRLTERFPGRFWLGIGAGHPEQTQEFAKPLAAMKRYLDGLDAGGVPVEGRAIAALGPKMLELTASRAGGSVPYLVPPSHTRLSRAALGPSALLVPEHKVVLDPDPVRARDTARPRIKHPYLGLTNYTNNLRRLGFTDEDLAGDGSDRLIDAVVAHGDAAAITRQLGQHAEAGANHVAIQVITTRHATHPAIPDVELQVYDDEVFGVYKALAAELL from the coding sequence ATGACGATCGACCTCGGCGCCTACGGCGTCTGGCAACCGGCCGCGCTGACCACCCCGGCGATGGCGAAGGAGGTCGAGCAGCTCGGCTTCTCCACGTTGTGGGTCGCCGGCCCATCAACTGACCTCGCCGGCCTCGACGAACTTCTCGAAGCCACCTCGACGCTCGCGGTCGGCACGAGCATCCTCAACATCTGGCACGGCGACCCGGCGGTCGCCGCGCAGGCGTACCACCGGCTGACCGAGCGGTTCCCCGGCCGGTTCTGGCTCGGGATCGGCGCGGGGCACCCGGAGCAGACGCAGGAGTTCGCCAAACCGCTCGCGGCGATGAAGCGCTACCTCGACGGGCTCGACGCGGGCGGCGTGCCGGTCGAGGGCCGCGCGATCGCCGCGCTGGGGCCGAAGATGCTGGAGCTCACGGCTTCGCGCGCGGGCGGGTCGGTGCCCTACCTCGTGCCGCCGTCGCACACGCGGCTCTCCCGGGCGGCCCTCGGGCCATCCGCGCTGCTGGTGCCCGAGCACAAAGTCGTGCTCGATCCGGACCCGGTGCGCGCCCGTGACACGGCGCGGCCGCGGATCAAGCACCCGTACCTGGGACTCACCAACTACACGAACAACCTGCGCCGCCTGGGCTTCACCGACGAGGACCTGGCCGGCGACGGCAGCGACCGCCTCATCGACGCCGTCGTCGCCCACGGAGACGCGGCCGCGATCACCCGGCAGCTCGGCCAGCACGCCGAGGCGGGCGCGAACCACGTCGCCATCCAGGTGATCACCACCCGCCACGCCACCCACCCGGCTATTCCGGACGTCGAGCTGCAGGTCTACGACGACGAGGTCTTCGGTGTCTACAAGGCACTGGCGGCGGAGCTGCTCTGA
- a CDS encoding bis-aminopropyl spermidine synthase family protein: MTALEDLLTAHGAGVRPLYEVIDLLRTGPRELADLVRLAAAPRRSVEDVLAALERDLERSAAGVRIARDALPEYEKYRLPRLPDPLDDAVAAHSELLASVSGWVAGVPAPLAALDHVQATPETVLRRALWLNARYDLRRSRLLFLGDHDLTSLAVHAVCPEAELTVVDLDERVLSYLDSTSSRAVATAHADLRVGLPPAVTGRADLVFSDPPYTPDGMGLFAARAVQALREPTEGRILLAYGYSPRHPALGAQVQRSLATLGLTFEAILPDFNRYDGAQAIGAAADLYVCQPTAKARKTGRGKGKSAIYTHGPQSVEANGTKPTLLSALRDIASEGGLALETRPVDWSVSGPEGDAVAMDLTADPGPWLLRTLLGTNARRLALLVPNNHPDLADAASQAALTDLVTGKYRLRFLRSTPDNRHAVVTADMVDDQSEVLTRAHARLANVALDVPDDLVDLRLVDVPRHRLVELLR, translated from the coding sequence GTGACCGCACTCGAGGACCTCCTGACCGCGCACGGCGCCGGCGTACGCCCGCTGTACGAGGTGATCGACCTGCTCCGCACGGGTCCCCGCGAGCTGGCCGACCTGGTGCGCCTGGCCGCGGCGCCCCGGCGCAGTGTCGAGGACGTGCTGGCCGCGCTGGAGCGTGATCTGGAGCGTTCCGCCGCGGGTGTCCGGATCGCACGCGATGCGCTGCCCGAATACGAGAAGTACCGCCTGCCCCGGCTGCCCGATCCGCTCGACGACGCCGTGGCCGCGCACTCCGAGCTGCTCGCCTCGGTTTCCGGCTGGGTCGCCGGCGTGCCCGCGCCGCTCGCCGCGCTCGACCACGTGCAGGCGACGCCCGAGACGGTGCTGCGGCGGGCTTTGTGGCTCAACGCCCGCTACGACCTGCGCCGCTCCCGCCTGCTGTTCCTCGGCGACCACGACCTGACGTCGCTGGCCGTGCACGCCGTGTGCCCCGAGGCCGAGCTGACCGTGGTGGACCTCGACGAGCGCGTTCTGTCCTACCTGGACTCCACCAGTTCGCGCGCCGTCGCCACCGCCCACGCCGACCTGCGCGTCGGCCTGCCGCCCGCCGTCACGGGCCGCGCGGACCTCGTGTTCAGTGATCCGCCTTACACCCCGGACGGCATGGGGCTGTTCGCCGCGCGCGCCGTGCAGGCGCTGCGTGAGCCGACCGAGGGCCGCATCCTGCTGGCCTACGGCTACAGCCCCCGCCACCCCGCACTCGGCGCCCAGGTGCAGCGTTCCCTGGCGACACTCGGGCTCACGTTCGAGGCGATCCTGCCCGACTTCAACCGCTACGACGGCGCCCAGGCCATCGGCGCGGCCGCCGACCTCTACGTCTGCCAGCCCACCGCAAAAGCCCGCAAAACGGGCCGGGGCAAGGGAAAGTCGGCGATCTACACCCACGGGCCGCAGTCCGTCGAGGCCAACGGCACGAAACCGACGCTGCTGTCCGCGTTGCGCGACATCGCTTCCGAAGGCGGCCTGGCCCTGGAAACCCGGCCCGTCGACTGGTCGGTGTCCGGGCCCGAGGGTGACGCCGTCGCCATGGACCTCACCGCCGACCCCGGCCCGTGGCTGCTGCGCACCCTGCTCGGCACCAACGCCCGGCGCCTGGCCCTGCTCGTGCCCAACAACCACCCGGACCTCGCCGACGCGGCCTCGCAGGCGGCACTCACCGACCTCGTGACCGGCAAGTACCGCCTGCGGTTCCTGCGCAGCACGCCGGACAACCGCCACGCCGTGGTCACCGCGGACATGGTCGACGACCAGTCGGAGGTCCTGACCCGCGCCCACGCGCGGCTGGCGAACGTCGCGCTCGACGTGCCGGACGACCTGGTGGACCTCCGGCTCGTGGACGTGCCGCGGCACCGGCTGGTGGAACTGCTGCGCTGA
- a CDS encoding ABC transporter ATP-binding protein — protein MTIEFRDVTKRYPDGTVAVNGLSLTVDDGTITVLVGPSGCGKTTSLRMINRMVEPTSGAVLLDGKDVSEGDPALLRRGIGYVIQHAGLFPHRTVLDNIATVPLLSGWDKRKARARAAELLETVGLPKELGKRYPAQLSGGQQQRVGVARALAADSPVLLMDEPFSAVDPIVREELQDELLRLQSQLGKTIVFVTHDIDEAVRLGDKIAVLRVGGVLAQYGTPSEVLRHPVDDFVASFVGRDRGYRGLSFVSANGVEVSPVDVVELGTRLAEPTKSWQLVVNSEKQPRGWLPPNSTVDGELAEDDLVAGGSLYVQGTPIRGALDAALSSPASLGVVVDDGHRVVGTVVAHQVLDVIEATPQAS, from the coding sequence GTGACGATCGAGTTCCGCGATGTGACCAAACGCTATCCGGACGGCACGGTGGCGGTGAACGGTCTCTCGCTCACCGTCGACGACGGCACGATCACCGTGCTCGTCGGCCCTTCGGGCTGCGGAAAGACCACGTCGCTGCGCATGATCAACCGGATGGTGGAGCCCACGTCGGGTGCGGTGCTGCTCGACGGCAAGGACGTGAGCGAGGGCGACCCGGCGCTGCTGCGGCGCGGCATCGGCTACGTGATCCAGCACGCCGGCCTCTTTCCACACAGGACGGTGCTCGACAACATCGCGACCGTGCCGCTGCTGTCCGGCTGGGACAAGCGCAAGGCCCGTGCCCGCGCGGCGGAGCTGCTGGAGACCGTCGGCCTCCCGAAGGAGCTCGGCAAGCGGTACCCGGCGCAGCTTTCGGGCGGCCAGCAGCAGCGTGTGGGCGTGGCCCGGGCGCTCGCGGCCGACTCGCCGGTGCTGCTGATGGACGAGCCGTTCTCGGCCGTCGACCCGATCGTGCGCGAGGAGCTGCAGGACGAGCTGCTGCGGCTGCAGTCGCAGCTGGGCAAGACCATCGTGTTCGTCACGCACGACATCGACGAGGCCGTGCGGCTCGGCGACAAGATCGCGGTGCTGCGGGTGGGCGGCGTGCTCGCCCAGTACGGCACGCCGTCCGAGGTGCTGCGTCACCCCGTGGACGACTTCGTGGCGTCGTTCGTCGGCCGTGACCGCGGCTACCGTGGACTGTCCTTCGTGTCCGCCAACGGCGTCGAGGTGTCCCCTGTGGACGTCGTCGAGCTCGGCACGAGGCTGGCGGAGCCGACGAAGAGCTGGCAGCTCGTGGTGAACTCCGAGAAGCAGCCCCGCGGCTGGCTGCCGCCGAACTCCACTGTGGACGGCGAGCTCGCCGAGGACGACCTCGTGGCCGGCGGTTCCCTCTACGTGCAGGGCACGCCGATCCGCGGCGCGCTCGACGCCGCCCTGTCCTCCCCCGCCAGCCTCGGCGTGGTGGTGGACGACGGACACCGCGTGGTGGGCACGGTCGTGGCCCACCAGGTCCTGGACGTGATCGAGGCCACTCCGCAGGCGTCCTGA
- a CDS encoding ABC transporter permease — protein sequence MGGFFDELGRYLGSANNRGEILGNLGEHIYLALVPLVIGIVLAIVLGWLGHRWQPVRSVLLVVANLLYTIPSLALFVVIPGLIGSKILDSVNVIVALTIYTTALLVRPVLDALDAVPPHIIAAATAIGYRAPRRFLGVELPLSVPVLAAGVRVASVSNISLVSVGALIGTGGLGVLFTDGFQREYFSPIVVGIVLTLLLALVVDVVLVLLRNVLTPWERAGRAPVLAQVSA from the coding sequence ATGGGTGGGTTCTTCGACGAGCTCGGGCGCTACCTGGGCAGCGCGAACAACCGCGGCGAGATCCTCGGCAACCTGGGCGAGCACATCTACCTCGCGCTGGTGCCGCTGGTGATCGGGATCGTGCTCGCCATCGTACTGGGCTGGCTCGGGCACCGCTGGCAGCCGGTGCGCAGCGTGCTGCTGGTGGTCGCGAACCTGCTGTACACGATCCCGTCGCTGGCGCTGTTCGTGGTGATCCCGGGCCTGATCGGGTCGAAGATCCTCGACAGCGTCAACGTGATCGTCGCGCTCACGATCTACACCACGGCGCTGCTCGTGCGCCCGGTGCTCGACGCGCTCGACGCCGTGCCGCCGCACATCATCGCCGCCGCCACAGCCATCGGCTACCGCGCGCCGCGGCGCTTCCTCGGTGTGGAGCTGCCGCTGTCGGTGCCGGTGCTCGCCGCGGGCGTGCGGGTGGCGTCGGTGAGCAACATCAGCCTCGTGAGCGTCGGCGCGCTGATCGGCACCGGCGGGCTGGGCGTGCTGTTCACCGACGGCTTCCAGCGCGAGTACTTCTCGCCGATCGTCGTCGGCATCGTGCTCACCCTGCTGCTGGCACTGGTCGTCGACGTGGTCCTCGTGCTGCTGCGCAACGTCCTGACCCCGTGGGAGCGCGCCGGCCGCGCGCCCGTGCTCGCCCAGGTGTCGGCGTGA
- a CDS encoding ABC transporter substrate-binding protein, translated as MVSLALVVSGCGNPLAGGGEGGTTGDIIIGASDVGESLLLAQIYAGALRNAGAANVTVRPPVGSREVVVKALQDKSLSVVPDYSGNLLRYFDKDTQATTSDDVYAQLKQKLPAGFEVLDQAPAQDKDLLVVRPELAAAGVRTFSDLGRRCGELVMGGPGQWSSRWKDRIKQLYGCSFKEIRTTDTGGPVTVAALKSGEVQVADLFSTSSTIKSNGFVPLADDKNMFPAQNIVPLVARGTLSPAEVTALNRVSAALTTDQLTELNVQFTDEKRNPLDIADDFLARNHLKA; from the coding sequence TTGGTGTCGTTGGCCCTGGTTGTTTCGGGCTGCGGCAACCCGCTCGCCGGCGGCGGCGAGGGCGGCACGACGGGCGACATCATCATCGGCGCGTCCGACGTCGGCGAAAGCCTCCTGCTGGCCCAGATCTACGCCGGCGCGCTGCGCAACGCGGGCGCTGCCAACGTCACGGTGCGCCCGCCGGTCGGCAGCCGCGAGGTTGTGGTGAAGGCGCTGCAGGACAAGTCCCTGTCGGTGGTGCCCGACTACAGCGGCAACCTCCTGCGCTACTTCGACAAGGACACGCAGGCGACCACTTCGGACGACGTCTACGCGCAGCTCAAGCAAAAGCTGCCCGCCGGGTTCGAGGTCCTCGACCAGGCGCCGGCGCAGGACAAGGACTTGCTCGTGGTGCGTCCCGAACTGGCGGCCGCGGGCGTGCGGACGTTCTCGGACCTGGGCCGCCGCTGCGGCGAGCTGGTGATGGGCGGTCCAGGCCAGTGGAGCAGCCGCTGGAAGGACCGCATCAAGCAGCTGTACGGCTGCTCCTTCAAGGAGATCCGCACCACCGACACCGGCGGCCCCGTCACCGTGGCCGCGCTGAAGTCCGGCGAGGTCCAGGTGGCCGACCTGTTCAGCACGTCGTCGACGATCAAGTCCAACGGCTTCGTGCCCTTGGCCGACGACAAGAACATGTTCCCGGCGCAGAACATCGTGCCGCTCGTCGCCCGCGGAACCCTGTCGCCGGCCGAGGTCACCGCCCTGAACCGCGTCTCGGCCGCCCTGACGACCGACCAGCTGACCGAGCTGAACGTCCAGTTCACCGACGAGAAGCGCAACCCCCTCGACATCGCCGACGACTTCCTGGCGCGCAACCACCTGAAGGCCTGA
- a CDS encoding GNAT family N-acetyltransferase has protein sequence MLIRRAVRADEAPIRAVHTAAFAQPGLTKVPEAVLVDELRADGDLIPELSLVAERGGQVIGHVCSSPGKLSEDPSRAVGLGPLGVLPEFQRSGAGSALVHTTLGAADALGFALVVLLGDPGYYHRFGFVLAERLGITPPVAEWKRHFQARALTAHKPENRGAFRYAPAFDRL, from the coding sequence ATGCTGATCCGCCGAGCCGTTCGCGCCGACGAGGCCCCGATCCGCGCCGTGCACACGGCCGCGTTCGCGCAGCCCGGGCTCACCAAGGTGCCCGAGGCCGTGCTCGTCGACGAGCTGCGGGCCGACGGTGACCTCATCCCCGAACTGTCGCTGGTCGCCGAGCGGGGTGGCCAGGTGATCGGCCACGTGTGTTCGAGCCCCGGCAAGCTGAGCGAAGACCCCAGCCGCGCCGTGGGGCTCGGGCCGCTCGGGGTGTTGCCGGAATTCCAGCGCAGCGGCGCGGGGTCGGCGCTGGTACACACGACGCTCGGGGCCGCCGACGCGCTCGGGTTCGCGCTGGTGGTCCTGCTGGGTGATCCGGGGTACTACCACCGGTTCGGGTTCGTCCTGGCCGAGCGGCTGGGGATCACGCCGCCGGTCGCCGAGTGGAAGAGGCACTTCCAGGCCCGCGCCCTCACCGCCCACAAGCCGGAAAACCGGGGCGCCTTCAGGTACGCGCCGGCGTTCGATCGACTGTGA
- the map gene encoding type I methionyl aminopeptidase → MIELKTPAEIDRMHVTGRFVAEVLTEVGRLADVGVNLLDLEHHARGMIKRRGAESCYWDYSPSFGKGPFRNVICLSVNDAVLHGLPHDYVLRDGDVLTADLAVGIDGWVADSARTVIVGTPAEEDLRIIRATEEALEAAIAAALPGNRLGDISAAIYAVAVSYGYPVNTEFGGHGIGRTMHEDLHVSNKGTAGRGLKLRPGLTLALEPWFARTTDRIVYDPDGWTIRSADGSRTAHSEHTVAVTEDGPLVLTRREAEVSASEK, encoded by the coding sequence GTGATCGAACTGAAGACGCCTGCGGAGATCGACCGCATGCACGTGACCGGCCGCTTCGTCGCGGAGGTCCTCACCGAGGTCGGCCGGCTCGCCGACGTGGGCGTCAACCTCCTGGACCTCGAGCACCACGCGCGCGGCATGATCAAGCGGCGCGGGGCCGAGTCGTGTTACTGGGACTACTCGCCTTCGTTCGGCAAGGGGCCGTTCCGCAATGTCATCTGCCTTTCGGTGAACGACGCGGTCCTGCACGGCCTGCCCCACGACTACGTCCTCCGCGACGGCGACGTGCTCACCGCCGACCTCGCGGTCGGCATCGACGGGTGGGTCGCCGACTCGGCTCGTACGGTGATCGTCGGGACCCCCGCCGAGGAGGACCTGCGGATCATCCGGGCCACGGAGGAAGCGCTGGAGGCGGCGATCGCGGCGGCTCTCCCGGGCAACCGCCTAGGCGACATCTCCGCGGCGATCTACGCGGTGGCCGTTTCGTACGGCTACCCGGTCAACACGGAGTTCGGCGGCCACGGCATCGGCCGCACCATGCACGAGGACCTGCACGTGTCCAACAAGGGCACGGCGGGGCGCGGCTTGAAACTCCGGCCGGGACTCACGCTCGCACTGGAGCCTTGGTTCGCGCGCACGACGGACCGCATCGTGTACGACCCCGACGGCTGGACGATCCGGTCGGCCGACGGCTCGCGGACGGCGCATTCCGAGCACACGGTGGCTGTGACGGAGGACGGGCCGTTGGTGCTTACGCGGCGCGAAGCGGAGGTTTCCGCTTCAGAGAAGTGA